The Silene latifolia isolate original U9 population chromosome 4, ASM4854445v1, whole genome shotgun sequence region tcaaacacttgtgaattttcccgaaaattctccatacgttagtaccagaaaccatggtgcaacagtcacaggaactgttgcatggttttgcaatcacttatgcataaagaggatatgtttaactacctcgtttacaacattcattCTAGGCAATGGGCTTTCTTGTCTtgccttcatcttgatcatcttgttaCGTTGATTAGCTTGTGGACTCTTTGATTGATCATCAATAGGTTCAATTTTGCTAAACAATTtaactaagaggcaaacaattaaataacaaatgaaacttggcatcatcaaccaaatgtgttctaacaggtttaataaaagtgtttaatgatgatgacggaaagttatatatacctattcgcattattaacaaaacccgacaaaacattacccgtaaaccgagccactcgatcgagtaccaaggctactcgatcgagtatcctacagATAGAACATTGTTTTAAAAATCAAAACACccgtactcgacagagtaaggcccactcgatagagtacccagagactcataaaaccgtagtattacagataaACTTGGTGATGAGCTACAACATATCTTTAATGGTGCTGATATAACTGGTTACGAGCAATGCCATGCAAAATTTTTGGAGTTTAATAAGGCAGCAACACTTTTCTGGAAACAGCGTGCTAAGTTGCATTGGCTGAAGGAAGGGGACGCTTGCACAAAGTACTTCTTCAATTTTGTACGGGAACGTCAAAAGAAATTTTTTATTTATGGAATACGGCAAGAAGATGGTCAATGGAGCTTTGATAAAGCTGATATTTGCTCTTCCTTTGACAACTATTTTAAGGATATTTATGAGTCCAATGTAGAACAAGAAACCATACAAGATTTTCTTGATGATTTTAAGACTGTCTTTGCTAATCTGTGCtttaaattaactaatgatcaacATGATGTGTTAGCACGGCCTTTCACTCAAAAGGAGGTACGTAAGGAGGTTTTTCAAATGGGCCCTATGAAGTCGCCTGGTCCAGATGGTATTCCGGGTATTTTCTTCCAGAAATATTGGTTTTATATTAAGGAATACGTTATTGCTGCAGTTTTATCTATGTTAAATACGGGGCACATTCTCAAGACCTTTAATCGTACATCTATTGCATTCATTCCAAAAAATAACTGCCCCGAAAAAGTGGAACATTATAGGCCAATAAGTTTATGTAATGTTATTATGCGGGTTGTCTCGAAATGCATTTCGAATCGGATGAGGAAATTGATGCCTTAATTGGTTGGTGAATTTCAGAATGGATTTATACCGGGCCGATCAATAACTGATAACATTCTCATTTCTCATGAATTGTTCCAACATATTTCTAGGAAAAATGGTGGCAAGATCGGTGCTTTAGCCTGTAAGGTGGATATGAGTAAGGCGTATGATCGGTTGAGATGGAATTTTATTGAAGCTACACTTCTTCATATGGGATTTCCACATAATATAATCCATTTAATCATGAATTGCATCAAAAGTGTTTCTTATGAAGTCATTCTTAATGGTGTGCCAGGGATAGCTTTTCAACCTAAGACGGGTATTCGCCAAGGGGATCCTTTATCTCCGTATTTATTTGCATTATGCACGGAGGTGTTATCTCAACTGTTACTTAAGGCACAACACACATCCCTTCTTCAAGGCTTACAGATATGTCGAACTGCGCCATCTATTTCTCATCTTCTCTTTGCGGACGACTCTATTTTCTTTATACCAGCCACCACCGAAAATTGTCATATACTCCGGGAGATTTTGGATATATACTGTTTCTATTCTGGACAAAAAATTAATAGTAATAAATCGGCGGTGACATTTAGTCCGAACTGTACTCTTCGTACTATTACTGATTGTCTCAAGATTCTAAAGGTCCCTGGTGGTAACACAATGGGATTATACTTGGGTTTACCAACGGATTTTGGTACAAGTAAGAAAGACATCTTCTCTCGAGTTATTGATAAGGTCTCTAAGCGTATTTTTAGTTGGAATAATGTTTTATTATCTGCTGCTGGAAGATTAACTCTTATCTCCTCGGTATTATCCTCACTTTCCATTTACTCTCTATCTGCATTTCGTATGCCGGTAAGTGTGACTTCAAAGATTGATGCTTTGatttcacaattttggtggggtGGTTCCAAATTGGGGAACGGGGTTCATTGGAGTAGTAGATTGTTTCTGCATTCTTCCAAACAAAGAGGTGGCTTGGGAATCCGTCATGTTGGTTGCTTAAATCAAAGTTTACTCGCCAAACTTGGATGGAAGATTATATCTGATCCTGATTGCTTATTTAGTAGGGTGCTCGGATGTAGGTATCGGATTACAAAGgaaactgatggggcatattctgcaccgctgaccaaagtcaacatattgagcaaggtcagagatatccacagcaaagtcaacaacttagacagcctagccgatgaagcccatcggcctgtcacccaggtctcggccagacaactagccagccgaggcacatccccgcgtactcatatccaagaccctcggcgagcctgccacaggtccatcggccgagggtacaacggtctttccacctaatgagtcacttggccacttggccactacgtgacaaaaggcgaatgcctataaatactcctcaaccttcattgaggaaaggatccaaaaattgacctaataaccactattcatctggtaatatcttccttatctctctacattacactcttagccaagtaacaacaacttgcctctctaagtttactgacttgagcgtcggagtgagtacgctcggccaaagccgagccctcagtttgttcatcgtttcaggagaccgcaaggaggattcaagcaaggacatcattctacgagctacgagtggtatcaaatatctgctctggaattaaacccggaactattggcgccgtctgtggggaagatagacactaaaagctagtcacattcattcccaaacaacaaaaacaaaaacacaagaaaAACCCACCccgaaagctaagaagatgtcaaaacaacaaatagtcgtgaccgacgaaaccgagctaccccaggatgatacatttcaccattctggagtagtacaaccctccaccggcggagtagtccaaccggaattcggaatgccgataacACCGGACACGCCGCCGCCcgtcaaccaggtcaccatcatgggacaggtggttgacatagcaaagctgaagacactcctggacctaattgggagtgcACCAGCTCACACAGGCACGCCAACACGAGCGACGGAAGccatccaggagaccagggcccagggcgtgactccaagaaacttgaacgaagcactgggagaagcagaccccatcaagacaccggaggagcccaaagtggtcgtggtgaACATAAGTCCAtctcgcactcgggagaggacggcgtcgccgcaacaccgacgaggcacaccccgggggAACCAGCGAAGCCCGACTcaggagagtcggagaagaagcccaagtcggagaaggagtccttcccgctacgaggagagaagccggactaggaatgtgaggagtcggtcgccgcgtgtcattcgacacgtggtcaaacagcccctcagtgactatgtcctagacaccgccgtgccacccaagctgaagttgccggcgctcacatacaaaggagatagcgacccaaccgaccacgccgaggcctttgagtctcacatgtcggtgtgggaacagcTGATGAGGTCCGGGTGcgggtcttcccaacgaccctgcatgggatggctcagagttggtacaaggggcttcccgacggctcgataTACTgcttcgccgacctaaaggacgccttcttgGCCCAGTACTCTTGTAAcaaaaggagggccgtggagacatcagacctcctaactatcaaacaggaggagggcgagtccCTACGaggctatgtgaagaggttcgaggACGAGTGCATGCAGATTCGGGAGATCAACCCCGGCGGCGGCGTTCGCActaatgaagggcctcccaaagggaaacttaaaagacgagctcatcaagcacgggggcCTGGGCATGGACGCCGCacggaagatggccgaccaggccatcaaggtggaagattaccacaagacctgggtaggccccagcgaggccgagacCTCAGAGAAGAAAAGCCGCCGGGATGACAGCCCGGATGAGAGACGCCGCGACAGTAACAGGTCACGGTCTGATGAgaaacgccgtgacaacaacAGGTCACGGTCTGATAGATCTGCAAGGAAGCAGGACAAGAccggcgccggggggagttcgggaatgttttaccaaaggcattaccatgataaaacccctctggtcacatcggccgccgaggtcttcgccctgagcagaaacgagggccagaagtgggagcgGCCTCCCAAGCCCAAGGGAGACGGTGACGCGAaccagtactgcgagtaccatgGTTGCGCCGGCCACctcactgacaactgccggcaccTGAAGaacgccattgaagagctaatccgaaaggggtgcctcgacaagtatgtggccaaaggccaGAAGATCGACGCCAGCGGCTCggataagaaatccgtttttcaacggataggagttatccacgtagtcatcggaggtaacgagaacggtggatcggctcatgggcacaaacggcacctgaacgagctgtatcaggccatcaactttgtgcccaacacagcaacccccgcctccagcattcccgatatgactattggagggaAAGACTACGAGGgaatcatcgcccctcacagcgacccgctggtggtcaacttggacatatccaaccacctggtaaagaggtgtctgattgacacaggcgcctacacgaacatcatgtttagggAGTGCTTTAATGACCTCGGCCTTAGactcaaggacttgagccccgcaccCATCCACTGTCACGCCTTCTCCGGcagcctggtacccctgggttcaatcagactcccggtgatgttcggcgaggggaatgcggccaagaatgtcctagccgagttcgtcgtcatcaacggctcatccgcctacaacgccctgataggccgagttactctgagcgatgccgacgcagtgatgtccatccgggccctgacattaatgtatgtctcggaccggggggaagcgcataagctcgtctccaaagacgagaaggacgaggtggtcaacatccagatatctgccagaggatgcaacatgcaatccctcaaagtggcaaaacaGTCGGAGAAGGGGAAAAGCTCATCCTCACAACCAAAAGGCGACCTTATGGATTCAACCAACGGTTGACGGGGGAAGAGCGCCTCTAATGAGGCATTAGGAAACTGATAAACCTCTTGTAGCGCCGGAGGtgcccaaaacagctgtgggcaccccgacgcatgttaatATCGAATGTAAAAACGACCAAGTCTTTCATCAAAATGTTCATTCTTTTTCAGGCTAGACGCCatcaagaagccgacgccgtctcatactgtcgattcgacaagagcgatCGTTgaaaagaagccgacgccgtctcatactgtcgattcgacaagagcggcagtcgttgaaagaagccgacgccgtctcatactgtcgattcgacaagagcggcagtcgttataaagaaagaggccgacgccgtctcatactgtcgattcgacaagagcggcagtcgttacaaagaatgaagccgacgccgtctcatactgtcgattggacaagagcggcaatcgttgtgaaaacgacgacgccgactcacactgtcgattggacaagagcggtgatctccatgaagaaatgtagtgctgtggcagtcaccccaaatagtagacgcttcggcagtcacttaaagtggtagacgccgcgtaacacactatccggacgccagctcacactgtcatagacaagagcggtggtccccatgaagaaatgtagtctttgtggcggtcaccccaaatagtagacgcttcggcagtcacttaaagtggtagacgccgcgtaacacactatccggacgccgactcttactgtcgtaccgacaagagcggcagtctccatcagaaAGCAGACACCGCGACAAGCCGCGGCCAGCGCAGTTGATAAACAAAATCAAAATGCCTTAAAAACGTTAAAAACAGTTGAGATACACACTCTAaaccgcctcggccaagccaagtcggaaacaaaaagagacgctcaattaatgACGTAAGAGGGCAACTCAGACaaaaacgagaaaagacctcggccaagccagaggcaaagtggaaAACACCAAATACCATTGGAACGCTCAAAAGAAataaggtaaagacctcggcaTGCCGAAGGCAAAGgaagcaaactcttattaataATAACGGGTTACAGGTGGAaagagtacagacgacggccgtccccattggggtaagccgaaacacaacctaccaaagttgtacaaaatacaaggaaagaaaagcaaaaattacaagtatcatttgaagcgccaaaagatggcagggaggaagggTTTAACAATTGACTCCCGGGcagctgaagcagatctgctgtaaacttgttctcatcaagcagcacatgGTAGTATGTGAGGAGCTGaggcagatctgctgtaaacttgttctcatcaagcagcccTACGCCTGTTGCTGCTtaccatcagcagcggtagccgCATCCTCTTCAAtgggcaacccagcagctttcctagcagcctcagctttggcctcggcgtcatcagccgccctcattctatcagcttcctccctggccgccttagccttctcagcaagagcagctctttccgcggccgcctccttctcaatcttcgccctcaccgcctcctggGCCTTCTCCGCcatggctttctccttagccgcaagcttatcatcaagcagctcgttatatctgtcccacggaaaggaatcttcaagagggaaaagctcctcgatcacttccctggcagctccttcggccaggtcccggaaTTCAGCGCACAGATTGggaagcatgacggtttggagcatctcaatgtccgcctccttctgcttgatgacggcctctttgccccgaatcacctccgcctgggccttaaacaggccctcggattcgttcctctgctggagatagaggtcaGCACGCCCCTGAACAAGGTTACACTTCTCCAAAGAACTTCGCGGCTTCAGGTGCCGCGGCCTCGGCCTtcgctctctcagcaaggacctccttttcagcgtcctccctgagttttctctcagccaagagcgccttctcagcatctcccctaagcttccgctctttgaggagatccagcttcgccaacgcagccacctgcttagtggcattacgctcatgAACAGCTCGAGctacggccttctcctgctccataAGACGAGCACCGGTAACCACATTCCACCTTGCCagctccctaattagcttcgtgccttcctctataagctgggagacggaagccctctgggatgaagggacggtggtgacaATTTGACCACCAGCCCGCGGCTGGGAGGGGGAAGCCTTTTGGGATGAGGGGTTGACGGTGACGCTTTGATCACCAACCTGCGCAGAGGATCCCTTCACCTGCTGCCCAACGAGAGCAGAAGCCGGctgcggctgatctacaaaatttaataaaggcatcagtatcaacatataTCGGCGTATCGGAAAACAAGTCATCAGGGGCACCTAATGACCTGGCTAGATTTGAGCCACGGGATAGATAGGTACCTTGcctggccttcttggccggaggaggcacCTCCTCGCCAGCAGTAGAGGCTGTCTTCTTCCTCTTACGGATGAgaggagatccctccgcatcagagTCCCCCTCAGAAGGAATATCAACTATCTCCACCTTCTTTGGGGGGGGGATAGGAGTTGGAACCGGGGTCAATGGCGTCTttcgcgtccgacgcactacacCGCTAACGACCCTCGCCTGAGCCTCCTCCACGCTCAAGCCCTTCAGCCGTTGTTCCATAAGGTCACTCGGCGACTTCCTGCGGTCGTGGGCTGAAGCCTTGGGATGTAAGTTAGCAACGGTTCCATCTTTGTgtagccccattctccgaagaagatcctcagaCAAGTCCTTTCCAAAGTGatctgcgaaagaaacaaagcaagagttaagtagaagaagtAAACCGGAATTCGAGGAGCAAGAACATTAAGAgcggcgatgggcctcacaccgaccccactcaccctgtgctagggccggtatgaggccaacGTGGCAGAGAGgctcatcctgaaggatgatctgcgtcgggggaatccattttTTCGGCACCCCaatcttgtccacctcaaagagcctcattgcgACCTCTCATCCTCCCGGAGATAGACATGCTGGCATCCATTTTGAGTTTCTTCCGGAAACCCATCTATCGTGCTCGccgagtctcacaccgcaagttaactcggtCTTTGGAAAAAGCGaggcggcggatagtcatcccaagcaccttaacgtacacccaccggccttgccagtccttgcaagaaggaaGTTTGTTGacagagacataacccggctccatctccacagtgtaccatccgacgcggccagaaaatggtttgagatggtggagccggcggaataaattcaccgttggggcctctcccttgaagagacagagccagacaaagccgattatggtcctcatagccaacgggtgcagttgtgcgacggcaacgttcatggctctaataatggccaCAACGTagccattcagcggaaaccggagcccatactccaaatgatgcatatatacgccggtatggcccggtggagggcaacagacggcctgaccctcctcagggataacaatttcgtatcccctaccgaagaaaaaatggccctcgaaaaatttctcgccTGAACAACTGGCGAGCTTATGAGTCCAAGCACGATCAAGACGGACCTTACAGGCTTTGccatgatccataacgtactgcctcccttCATTACAACGAGGCCTTTCCActtcatcaccaaaatcatcaccaaaatcgccataggaatcagagtcctcccattcctcaagaatttgaggatcaacttcaggagagggagacctagggccccccgacgcaggtttactaggtccagcatcagcagaagacatgttcacaacaaattactagcgAAATAAAAgaaatttgtttgattaccttgaagaaatacactcgccggatcgaagaccgaagattTGAAGAaaccttgaaagtttagagagatgaagattttgggagaaaactttcgaaaatttgaggaaatgaaagtaatggccaaaatcacggaataactgccctatttatagggaaaagcccatgaagaagaaccaatcagggcacagcccatgaagcgtcaaccaatcaacaagcagacacgtgtcagacatgcaaccacggaatgtcaatcgttgcaacagttgaatgtcaatcaatgctacagttaccaagcgtattcaacacgcccattcacatctcttcgcctgttcATCTCCCACAGCAAATTTCTAGgcatctgctctccgccggccacatgatcgaccaagccagGAAACACGGCCGGGGCAATCGAAATAACCGGACTCTcaccctggtctcggccggcaTCACATtctttccacatcggataccctttacgcatccatgtggagggggatatggtaggcCTACGAATGATCAAGCCGATGCATCGAAGAAGCCGAGCCTTGAGAAAAAGTTTTGCaaaatacttgcgcagaatatacgctcaacatacatcggagcccatgccacggcatagactacgctgggggcaaattgatggggcatattctgcaccgctgaccaaagtcaacatattgagcaaggtcagagatatccacagcaaagtcaacaacttagacagcctagccgatgaagCCCATCGGCTGTCTGTCACCCTGTGTCTCGGCAGACAACTAGCCCCGAGGCACAtccccgcgtactcatatccaagaccctcggcgagcctgccacaggtccatcggccgagggtacaacggtctttccacctaatgagtcacttggccacttggccactacgtgacaaaaggcgaatgcctataaatactcctcaaccttcattgaggaaaggatccaaaaattgacctaataaccactattcatctggtaatatcttccttatctctctacattacactcttagccaagtaacaacaacttgcctctctaagtttactgacttgagcgtcggagtgagtacgctcggccaaagccgagccctcagtttgttcatcgtttcaggagaccgcaaggaggattcaagcaaggacatcattctacgagctacgagtggtatcaaatatctgctctggaattaaacCCGGAACAGAAACAATTATGAAATCTGAGTTTGGATTGTCCGGACCATTATCATGGGGTGCTAGAGGACTTAAATGGGGACTTGAATTGTTACAAAAAAAAATCTTTCCTGGCAGATTGGATTCCCTTCTTCCCTAGATATATGGCGGGATAAGTGGATTCATAATTCTTCTCTGGCACAGCTACATTCAATATCTGATATGGAACTTCAGGCAAAGCCCTTTTGGGCGGTTTCTTTGCTCCAACAACCGTCTGGTCATTGGGATTATGATGCTGTGCTAAATATTTGCGGACAGAATATAGCACCCCTTGTGTGTTCCATCCCTATTCCTTTACAAGATGACCCATATTATCTCTATTGGAATTTAACTTCTAATGGTCGATATTCTAGTAAGAGTGGCTACGCCTTGACTTTTTCAAGATTGTGGGATGGACACTCATCATTAAAGGATAGGACCCGCATGGATTCTTCGACTATAGCTTTCTGTAAAAAGATCTTGTGGCATCTTCCCGTTTTTAATAAATGGAAGATCTTTTTATGGAAACTTCTTTCTAAATCATTGTCGTGTGGAGAAGAAGCACAACGCCGGGATCTTCCATGGGATTACTCCTGTTTATTTTGTACCTCTCAATCTATTCCTGAATCTTTGGCTCATCTTTTTCGAGATTGCCCTTTTGCCTCCCGCATTTGGGCTGCATCATCACTGGGTATACGGTCGCATGTGGGGAATAGTGTCTCCATCCAACAGTGGGTTATTAATTGGCTGAAGTACTTCAGACAAATTGCAAATCCGCTCCCATCTATATCACTTTTTGTTAGTTCTCTATGGCATATTTGGTGCCTTAGAAATAAGCTGGTTTTTCAAAATGGATCTATTGACTACTATGATCTTCTGTCTTCTATAACCATGGAGGCAAATAATAATGCCCGAGTGGAATTGGATAGGCATAAGCATATGGGTACGCTGCAACCAGCTAATCTAGAGGACGTGGATGATGATTATCTTTTACGACACCATTTCCCCCTATGCATCATTGGTCTGGTGATTTGCTCAACTCACATACGTATCAAATGTGATGCTTCATGGACACCCAATTTTACAGCTACTGTTGGATGGTTATTTCAAGATGGTACAGGAACTATTTTCCATGTTGGACGCACTTCCTTTTGGGCAAAATCCGCTTTTCAGGCAGAAGCTTTGGCCCTTAACTTTGCTTGTGCTGATGCTATTAAGCATGGATACCGACATATTGATGCAACCTCTGACTGTTTGAGCCTGGTTCTCCAGCTTAATGGATGTGGCGATATCAATCAAGATGCGGCATCAATATTACGCTCAATCATGTCTTTTGTTTCTTTGTGTCATTGCTTCTCCCTTAGTCATTGTCCAAGGAGGCTTAATAGGATTGCTCATGCTATAGTTAAGTCTATAGCCTAATTGATCTTTTgcttttaacaaaaaaaaaagcccTAACTATAGACGGAGCAATTCCATAATTTGGCTTAACAACTATCGTCCTGTTTTTAGGATTTTCAGGGTCAAGAGTCAAGACTCAAGACCCTTGCCTCATTTTGAATTCGATGGCTTCTGGATTCGGGTTGAATAAGAAAGCGCGTTATTTTTTTTAGGATTGTTttagcacaaaatctcattgaagacggcgatatccgtcacaagcttgtgacggataccatttcctctcacaaaatacccatgagaggtgagtggaaAACACACGTAGAAAGTCACCTTGTCCCTCTCCTCTTTTTGTGAGAGGTAGCTAATGACAAGTTAAATCGTCACAGCAAAGACGCTTTGTTGTTTTAGAggcgttcttttttttttttttcgagctGGGTCACTTTTTTGACAAGTTTATGTGCTCTATATCCAAACTCCAAACAGATCAACCTATCTCACTCAAACCTTGCAAACCCTCGTCAATGGTAGCATCAAAGTTTACTGGATCTGGTAGCAAAAATCGCAAGCAAATTAATAAACAAATCGAGGATTCTTTTTCCAATCTCGTACTTGCGGTGATTATGGTGGGGAATCATAGGTAAAAGGTAACCTTGTTCTTTTCTACCCTTTACAATCTCAATTCTAACTATCACTCTCGTTAATTCAACAACCCCTGTttatgatgatgttgatgatgctAATCCTCAATTGTTTTTCAACTCTGTGATTCAACAATGCAAATTAAGGTTACTCTTGTTTTGATCGCCTTGAGTTGTCTTGTAAATTCCGCAGGCATTCTAACCAATTGTTTATTAACTAATGCCGTTTGCGCCGTGTTGGGTTCGGTTTTTCTCTCCTGGAGCTTGGCTATACCCCTGATGCTTATTGATTCTGATAAGTTGGTCCACGCCGTTAAATTATTGGATGAAATCGTCAAGTTTGGCCTCCAACATACTCTTTTATCCAATAATTTAACAGCTTGGTCCAACCTATCTTTTTACCTAAGGTGCTATGTTCAAAGGCCTTTGCCACTCTCGCGACAATGCTGCTGCCCTTTGCTGGCTTCGTAGTATTGAACATTTGGGCGCTTATAACTCGAATGTCTTCATATATGAAGACATTATGCCCACTGTCATAACCTATAATACGTGCTCCATGCTAGTTGACATGTACTGTAAACAAGGAATGATTGATGAAGAAAAAACTAAGAGAGGTGTGTCTGTGAATGTCATTACTTCCAGTACTTTACGGATGGGTGCTATTTGTGTGCGAGATGGAGGAGGCAGAAAAGCTTTTGGATATTATGCTCCAAATACTGTGACTTAACCAGCTTAATGTGTGTATATTGCATGTCTAAAAAGGTTGACAACGCCTTGGACATGTTCCGAGACCTGCTTCTTAAGGAACACATATCCCCTGTTG contains the following coding sequences:
- the LOC141651879 gene encoding uncharacterized protein LOC141651879 encodes the protein MELQAKPFWAVSLLQQPSGHWDYDAVLNICGQNIAPLVCSIPIPLQDDPYYLYWNLTSNGRYSSKSGYALTFSRLWDGHSSLKDRTRMDSSTIAFCKKILWHLPVFNKWKIFLWKLLSKSLSCGEEAQRRDLPWDYSCLFCTSQSIPESLAHLFRDCPFASRIWAASSLGIRSHVGNSVSIQQWVINWLKYFRQIANPLPSISLFVSSLWHIWCLRNKLVFQNGSIDYYDLLSSITMEANNNARVELDRHKHMGTLQPANLEDVDDDYLLRHHFPLCIIGLVICSTHIRIKCDASWTPNFTATVGWLFQDGTGTIFHVGRTSFWAKSAFQAEALALNFACADAIKHGYRHIDATSDCLSLVLQLNGCGDINQDAASILRSIMSFVSLCHCFSLSHCPRRLNRIAHAIVKSIA